A genomic window from Diospyros lotus cultivar Yz01 chromosome 2, ASM1463336v1, whole genome shotgun sequence includes:
- the LOC127794391 gene encoding uncharacterized protein LOC127794391: MSGTGSTEASSATVSILKRKSNDVGWEYEMLIDPKNMDKVKCKLCSKVMSGGVYRVKEHIGHISGNVSACPKASPDDRAKCKNAIEEARNKKKNKKKEEDLMRSTVNISEKGEGNGDDELQELGSNNPPRTLGPMDKFASSISPEAGSSVKMTQRQQNINEALFKERTQTVREYCARWVYEHAIPFNAIDNDSFKLFVEVVGQFGPGFNPPSQYQLRETLLKGKVDRMKGLLKKHEEEWARNGCSIMTDAWSDRKRRSIMNLCVNSNAGTAFLSSKESSEEAHTSELIFEYVDKCIEQVGPQNVVQVVTDNAANNMGAAKLLKVKRPNIFWTSCATHTINLMLESIGKLPRYKKVIDQAKSLTIFIYVHHKTLSLMRSFTKKRDIVRPGVTRFASSFLTLQSLMEKKSQLRAMFTSSEWEECKWSKTVKGKAAYATVLSIAFWNGVTICLKVFAPLVKVLRIVDADKKPSMGFLYGEINQAKKDIKEALNNLEKNYLPIMEIIDTRVKDRLDSPLPFAAYLLNPYYLFKDMDMQFDNELMDEFFNAVEMFFYGDDRMQGHILNVELPKYTCKEGVFGKSWAIQGCATNDDNYNPVKWWMTYGNQTPNLQRMARRILSLTSSSSGCERNWSTFEGIHTKKRNRLDVNRLNNLVFVQFNAKLMNKQKREKERNVDVLLASDASNAQGWIVDGEDERTS; encoded by the exons ATGTCTGGAACGGGGAGTACGGAAGCATCGTCCGCTACCGtctcaattcttaaaaggaagtcaaatgatgtGGGGTGGGAGTATGAGATGTTAATTGATCCCAAGAATATGGACAAAGTCAAATGCAAGTTATGCAGTAAGGTGATGTCTGGCGGTGTTTACCGAGTTAAAGAACACATTGGCCATATTTCTGGAAATGTGTCTGCATGTCCAAAAGCTTCTCCAGATGATAGAGCCAAATGCAAGAATGCAATTGAGGAGGCAaggaataaaaagaagaataagaaaaaggaagaagatctGATGAGATCAACAGTCAATATTTCTGAAAAGGGGGAAGGGAATGGCGATGATGAATTGCAAGAATTAGGGAGTAATAACCCACCCCGCACACTTGGCCCTATGGATAAATTTGCAAGCTCCATCAGCCCTGAAGCTGGTTCAAGTGTAAAAATGACACAAAGACAACAAAATATCAATGAAGCACTCTTTAAAGAGAGGACACAGACAGTTCGTGAATATTGTGCTAGGTGGGTCTATGAGCACGCTATTCCTTTCAATGCCATTGATAATGACAGTTTCAAGTTGTTTGTTGAGGTagttggtcaatttgggccaGGCTTCAATCCTCCTAGTCAATACCAGTTGAGGGAAACGTTGCTAAAGGGGAAAGTTGACAGGATGAAAGGTTTGttaaagaagcatgaagaagagtgggcaagaaatgggtgctccattatgacagatgcttggagtgatagaaaaagaaggagcatcatgaacttatgtgttaattctaatgccggtactgctttcctttcttctaaaGAATCTTCAGAGGAggcacatacaagtgaactcatttttgagtatgtggacaaatgcattgagcaagttgggccacaaaatgtTGTCCAAGTGGTAACTGACAATGCTGCCAACAATATGGGAGCGGCAAAGTTATTGAAGGTGAAGAGACCCAATATCttttggacatcatgtgctactcacaccatcaatttaATGCTTGAAAGCATTGGAAAACTGCCAAGGTACAAAAAAGTCATTGATCAAGCCAAGAGTTTGACAATCTTTATTTATGTACATCATAAGACCTTatccttaatgaggtcatttacaaagaagagggatatagtgagaccaggtgtcactagatttgcttcttctttccttactcTACAAAGTTTAATGGAGAAAAAGAGCCAATTGAGGGCAATGTTTACTAGCTCTGAGTGGGAGGAGTGCAAGTGGTCAAAGactgttaaagggaaagcagccTATGCAACTGTGTTAAGTattgctttctggaatggtgtgactatatgtcttaaggtttttgcacctttggtgaaagtgcttcgaattgttgatgcagataagaagccttctatgggctttttatatGGAGAGATTAATCAGGCAAAAAAGGATATTAAGGAGGCCCTAAACAATCTTGAAAAGAACTATTTGCCTATTATGGAAATTATTGATACAAGAgtgaaagataggctagatagtccatTGCCTTTTgcggcttaccttttgaatccatATTATTTGTTCAAAGATATGGATATGCAATTTGATAATGAACTGATGGATGAGTTTTTTAATGCTGTGGAGATGTTTTTTTATGGTGATGATCGCATGCAAGGGCATATTttaaatgttgagttgccaaaaTATACTTGCAAAGAAGGAGTTTTTGGAAAGTCATGGGCAATTCAAGGGTGTGCAACAAATGATGATAATTATAACCCAG TTAaatggtggatgacttatggaaatcaaacaccaaacttgcaacgaatggcgagAAGGATCCTCTCGTTAACTAGTAGTTCatccggttgtgaaagaaattggagtacttttgaaggg atacatacgaagaaaagaaatagactagatgttaatcgattgaacaatctagtctttgtccaatttaatgcaaaactgatgaacaagcaaaaaagggagaaggagaggaatgttgatgtgctacttgctagtgatgctagtaatgcacaaggatggatcgttgatggagaagatga gagaacttcatga